A genome region from Arachidicoccus soli includes the following:
- the purB gene encoding adenylosuccinate lyase, with product MEVNNLTAISPVDGRYRRQVAHLSDYFSEFALIKYRVHVEVEYFIFLADKKFFKLSATSKKALLAIVKDFSIADAQHIKEIESITNHDVKAVEYFLKEKLEGLKIGDVKEWIHFGLTSQDINNTAIPLSWKHAMENEYLPALINLQNNLQAMAGEWSHISMLAKTHGQPASPTVLGKEIMVFVERIKNQISLFSYIPYASKFGGATGNFNAHQIAFPKKDWVKFGNEFVENRLGLQRMQFTTQIEHYDNLAAHFDTIKRINNILIDLCRDIWTYVSMDYFKQKTKKDEVGSSAMPHKVNPIDFENAEGNLGLANALLEHLSAKLPISRLQRDLTDSTVLRNLGTPIAHTIIALRSIEKGLGKLILNETKLNNDLENNWAVVAEAVQTILRRENYPNPYEALKELTRGKAAITKKDIHSFIGTLKVSAEIKKELKAITPQNYVGVSPKY from the coding sequence ATGGAAGTCAACAACCTTACCGCCATCTCTCCTGTCGATGGCCGCTATCGCAGACAAGTAGCTCATTTGAGCGATTATTTCTCAGAATTTGCATTGATAAAATACCGAGTACATGTTGAGGTAGAATATTTTATCTTTTTAGCAGATAAAAAGTTCTTCAAATTATCGGCTACCAGCAAAAAAGCGCTTCTGGCAATTGTCAAAGATTTTTCAATTGCAGATGCACAGCATATAAAAGAAATTGAAAGCATTACCAACCACGATGTAAAAGCTGTTGAATATTTTTTAAAAGAGAAATTAGAAGGTTTAAAAATTGGTGATGTAAAAGAATGGATACATTTTGGTTTAACCTCTCAAGACATCAACAACACAGCAATTCCTTTGAGTTGGAAACACGCGATGGAGAATGAATATTTACCTGCACTTATTAATTTGCAAAATAATTTGCAAGCTATGGCCGGCGAATGGAGCCATATCTCCATGTTAGCCAAAACACATGGGCAACCCGCATCTCCAACAGTTTTAGGAAAAGAAATTATGGTTTTCGTAGAAAGAATAAAAAATCAAATTTCTTTATTTTCTTACATCCCTTATGCTTCAAAATTTGGTGGTGCTACCGGAAATTTCAACGCGCACCAGATCGCTTTTCCGAAAAAAGACTGGGTAAAATTTGGCAATGAATTTGTCGAAAATAGATTAGGTTTACAAAGAATGCAGTTTACCACACAGATAGAGCATTACGATAACTTAGCTGCACATTTTGATACCATTAAAAGAATCAACAATATTCTTATTGACCTATGCCGTGATATATGGACCTATGTTTCAATGGATTATTTTAAACAAAAAACTAAGAAAGATGAAGTAGGCTCTTCAGCCATGCCACATAAAGTAAACCCTATAGATTTTGAAAATGCCGAAGGGAACTTAGGTCTTGCAAATGCTTTATTAGAACATCTTTCAGCAAAATTACCTATTAGTCGTTTACAAAGAGACCTTACCGACTCCACTGTTTTACGTAATTTGGGAACGCCTATTGCGCACACGATTATCGCACTTAGATCAATCGAAAAAGGTTTGGGTAAATTAATATTAAATGAGACTAAATTAAACAACGATTTAGAAAATAATTGGGCAGTTGTGGCAGAAGCAGTACAAACAATTCTGCGCCGCGAAAACTATCCAAACCCGTATGAAGCCTTGAAAGAATTAACACGCGGAAAGGCAGCAATTACCAAAAAAGACATTCATAGTTTTATCGGCACGCTCAAAGTCTCAGCAGAAATTAAGAAAGAATTAAAAGCTATTACGCCACAAAATTATGTGGGCGTTTCTCCAAAGTACTAA